In the genome of Cystobacter ferrugineus, one region contains:
- a CDS encoding ATP-binding protein — MSQARNGRSEWFELSEEGWRRSNRARPLGQLVREALQNAFDQRARRVKVRLEEDEVRIEDDAPTGLARDEFAFTVFLGEKDTPPTWRGRKGRGLKEMIAASDRAEVETVGRTLVFDNTGRHVKPNTREVGTCLRLFRRTSASEREAAVQLLRLTIPPPEVELVINGRTVRPPRVKDSLEDCPLETVELHRGVERYVERPTQVDLYHPRPGETPHLFELGLPVEPHHLPWHVDVQQRIPLAAERDAARDAYKRTLAAILLESLAPELSRQELSGAWVTEVLAHFTLGQEALEAYVAKVLPARAVLSVGPRMDDRARQLGAKVVDLRGMPLPAVEQLETLVESAEAYVERMEGPPRDVRVNPGARAERFVGLVRCLSRELTGREAGVEFFERKVRDPSAQVDAEYDRERHLLRVNMRGQVRLDDPLEPRTLGIILHELAHDQGDEHDFAFIERLEGFAGRALRCLVDQPELLAPYASPKKRTG; from the coding sequence ATGAGTCAGGCCCGGAATGGCCGTTCGGAGTGGTTCGAGTTGTCGGAGGAAGGCTGGCGGCGCTCCAACCGCGCCCGGCCGCTCGGTCAGCTCGTGCGCGAGGCCCTGCAGAACGCGTTCGACCAGCGCGCGCGCCGGGTGAAGGTGCGCCTGGAGGAGGACGAGGTCCGCATCGAGGACGACGCCCCCACGGGGCTGGCGCGCGACGAGTTCGCCTTCACCGTCTTCCTCGGGGAGAAGGACACTCCTCCCACGTGGCGGGGCCGCAAGGGCCGGGGCCTGAAGGAGATGATCGCCGCGAGCGACCGCGCCGAGGTGGAGACGGTGGGGCGCACGCTCGTCTTCGACAACACCGGGCGCCACGTGAAGCCCAACACGCGCGAGGTGGGCACGTGCCTGCGGCTCTTCCGCCGCACGAGCGCCAGCGAGCGCGAGGCCGCCGTCCAACTGCTGCGCCTCACCATCCCCCCTCCCGAGGTGGAGCTGGTCATCAACGGCCGCACGGTCCGGCCTCCACGCGTGAAGGACTCACTGGAGGACTGCCCGCTGGAGACGGTGGAGCTGCACCGGGGCGTGGAGCGGTACGTCGAGCGGCCCACCCAGGTGGACCTCTACCACCCGCGCCCAGGGGAGACGCCGCACCTCTTCGAGCTGGGGCTGCCGGTGGAGCCGCACCACCTGCCGTGGCATGTGGACGTGCAGCAGCGCATTCCGCTGGCGGCCGAGCGCGACGCGGCGAGGGATGCCTACAAGCGCACGCTGGCGGCCATCCTCCTCGAATCGCTGGCACCGGAGCTGAGCCGCCAGGAGCTGTCGGGAGCGTGGGTGACGGAGGTGCTCGCGCACTTCACACTGGGCCAGGAGGCGCTCGAGGCCTACGTGGCGAAGGTGTTGCCCGCTCGGGCGGTGTTGTCGGTGGGGCCTCGGATGGATGATCGGGCGCGCCAGCTCGGTGCGAAGGTGGTGGATCTGCGGGGAATGCCGCTGCCGGCGGTGGAGCAGCTCGAGACGCTGGTGGAGTCCGCGGAAGCGTATGTGGAGCGGATGGAGGGCCCACCGCGCGACGTGCGGGTGAACCCCGGGGCGCGTGCCGAGCGTTTCGTGGGGCTGGTGCGCTGTCTGTCGCGCGAACTCACCGGGCGCGAGGCGGGCGTGGAGTTCTTCGAGCGCAAGGTGCGCGACCCGAGCGCCCAGGTGGATGCGGAGTACGATCGCGAGCGCCACCTGCTGCGCGTGAACATGCGGGGGCAGGTGCGATTGGACGATCCGCTGGAGCCCCGCACGCTCGGCATCATCCTGCATGAGCTGGCGCACGATCAGGGCGACGAGCACGACTTCGCCTTCATCGAGCGGCTGGAGGGCTTCGCGGGCAGGGCGCTGCGCTGCCTGGTGGACCAACCCGAGCTCCTGGCACCCTACGCGAGCCCGAAGAAGCGGACGGGATAG